In Balearica regulorum gibbericeps isolate bBalReg1 chromosome 2, bBalReg1.pri, whole genome shotgun sequence, one DNA window encodes the following:
- the LOC104634921 gene encoding 1-aminocyclopropane-1-carboxylate synthase-like protein 1: protein MSGGCGGSPAPALSARGDRIAGGAPGLLDAGFALYVADPFDRELNPQGILNLGTTENKLCFDLIEERLTRPDMNYLEPNLFQYSDTQGIRSFREEIAKFLTDYARAAEALNPEHITVMNGCCAVFATLSTVLCDPGDGYLIPAPYYGGINSKTWLYGGIQPVHVPLFSEVTDEESHPFQLTAEKLEAALQRAKKQGIRVRALILINPHNPLGDIYPAQLLRECLEFAHRYELHVIMDEIYMLSVYDDTTFTSVLSLDCLPDPERTHFMWGFSKDFGMSGIRVGVLYTRNHEIQKAVNQLAVFHSCPGPVQHVLSQFLRDRDWLDNVFFPTNKKRLKEAQNILVDGLADVGIPVLKSSGGLYVWADFRKFLRSQTFEAELELWQKLLDEKLLISPGKAFYCYEPGWFRLVFSDSVDKILLCIQRLEQVLHSYTAEPVTNNTSSTADALCNPEKNSSGKPSDTPEKDSSVKPSDAPGTDVSQRKNILVY from the exons ATGagcggcggctgcggcgggtccccggccccggcgctgTCGGCCCGCGGCGACCGCATCGCCGGCGGCGCCCCGGGGCTGCTGGACGCCGGCTTCGCCCTCTACGTCGCCGACCCTTTCGATCGGGAGCTCAATCCGCAG GGCATCCTGAATTTGGGCACAACTGAGAACAAGCTTTGCTTTGACTTAATAGAGGAGAGA CTCACAAGACCTGACATGAATTATCTGGAGCCTAATCTTTTCCAGTATTCTGATACGCAAGGTATTAGAAG cttcagagaagaaattgcCAAATTTCTAACTGACTAtgccagagctgcagaagcaCTGAATCCGGAACAT ATAACTGTTATGAATGGTTGTTGTGCTGTTTTTGCTACTCTGTCAACTGTATTATGTGACCCTGGTG atgGATATCTTATTCCAGCTCCATACTATGGCGGTATAAATTCAAAAACATGGCTATACGGCGGAATACAACCTGTTCACGTGCCCTTGTTCAGTGAG gtGACTGATGAAGAAAGTCACCCTTTCCAGTTAACAGCTGAAAAATTAGAAGCTGCGTTACAGAGAGCTAAAAAGCAG ggcATCCGAGTCAGAGCATTAATCCTGATCAACCCCCACAACCCATTAGGGGACATTTACCCAGCACAGTTACTGAGAGAATGTCTAGAGTTTGCACACAG ATATGAATTACACGTAATAATGGATGAAATATACATGCTGTCTGTTTATGATGATACCACCTTCACCAGTGTTCTTAGCTTAGATTG TTTACCAGATCCAGAACGGACACATTTTATGTGGGGTTTTAGCAAG GATTTTGGTATGAGCGGTATCAGAGTTGGAGTATTGTACACCAGAAATCATGAAATTCAGAAAGCTGTGAATCAACTGGCTGTCTTCCATAGCTGTCCTGGACCTGTTCAGCATGTTCTCAGTCAGTTCCTTAGGGACAGAG ATTGGTTGGACAATGTGTTTTTTCCTACCAACAAAAAGCGACTTAAAGAAGCACAGAATATTCTTGTGGATGGGCTTGCAGATGTTGGAATACCCGTGCTCAAAAGTTCAGGAGGACTCTATGTGTGGGCAGACTTCAGAAAA ttcTTAAGATCACAGACATTTGAAGCCGAACTTGAATTATGGCAGAAGCTCCTTGATGAAAAACTCCTGATTAGTCctggaaaagctttttattgtTATGAACCTGGGTGGTTTAGACTGGTTTTCTCCGATTCTGTAGATAAGATTTTATTGT GTATTCAGCGACTTGAGCAAGTGTTGCACAGTTACACTGCTGAACCAGTCACAAACAACACATCTTCTACTGCAGATGCTTTATgcaatccagaaaaaaattcttcaggcAAGCCTTCAGACACACCAGAAAAAGATTCTTCAGTCAAACCTTCAGATGCACCAGGAACAGATGTCTCCCAGCGAAAAAATATACTTGTTTATTAA
- the GATAD1 gene encoding GATA zinc finger domain-containing protein 1, whose product MPLGLKPTCSVCRSTSSSMWKKGGQGEILCNNCTARSAPPGPAAFATTSAAAQHSNGGGGGGGKQSKQEIHRRSARLRNTKYKSAPAAEKKVSTKGKGRRHIFKLKNPIKAPESVSTIITAESIFYKGVYYQIGDVVSVVDEQDGKTYYAQIRGFIQDQYCEKSAALTWLIPTQASPKDCFDPASYIIGPEEDLPRKMEYLEFVCHAPSEYFKSRSSPFPTVPTRPEKGYIWTHVGPTPAISIKETVTNNL is encoded by the exons ATGCCGCTGGGGTTGAAGCCCACCTGCAGCGTGTGCCGCAGCACGTCCTCCTCCATGTGGAAGAAGGGCGGCCAGGGCGAGATCCTGTGTAACAACTGCACGGCCCGCTCCGCGCCGCCCGGGCCCGCCGCCTTCGCCACCACCTCGGCCGCCGCCCAGCACAGCAacggcggaggcggcggcggcgggaagCAG AGTAAGCAGGAGATCCACCGGCGGTCTGCGCGGCTGAGGAACACCAAGTACAAGTCGGCCCCCGCCGCGGAGAAGAAGGTTTCCACGAAGGGCAAAGGGAGGAGGCACATCTTTAAGTTAAAAAAC CCCATCAAGGCTCCTGAGTCTGTATCCACTATAATTACAGCAGAATCAATTTTTTATAAG GGTGTGTACTATCAAATTGGAGATGTTGTTTCAGTGGTCGATGAGCAGGATGGAAAAACATACTACGCTCAGATCCGTGGGTTTATTCAGGACCAATACTGTGAAAAGAGTGCTGCACTAACCTGGCTCATTCCTACACAAGCCAGTCCCAAAGATTGTTTTGACCCGGCATCTTATATCATAG gaCCAGAAGAGGATCTCCCAAGGAAAATGGAATATTTAGAATTTGTTTGTCATGCACCTTCAGAATATTTCAAATCTCGATCATCTCCCTTCCCTACTGTTCCTACGAGACCAGAGAAGGGCTATATATGGACTCATGTGGGACCTACTCCTGCAATCTCTATTAAAGAAACTGTTACCAATAATTTAtag